The ANME-2 cluster archaeon sequence TGTCGAGTCAACCTTCAAGTGTAAGATTATGAAGGGCATAGGGCACAATTCTAAAATCAAATTATTTCAATAATTATATTAGACGCAGATTTACACTGATACATTCACTTCCGCGGGAAGTGAATGCCTGCTACGCCTTAAGGGCGTGCAGGTTACACAGATACAACCTTAAATCTGCGTAAATCAGTGTAAATCTGTGTCTTAAAAATAACTGGGAAATGGAACAGTGTCAGATAATATATCTAGCGATATTGTATGGTTGACTCGACACTAGTGTAAAGTCAAGCGTAAAGTGTCGCATTAATTTTTTAAAATCCGCCTGTGTTATATAAGATATGGCAGATGGTCGCTATACGTTTCATGGTTGACTTGACACTAGAGGAATTCCCGCTATACTACAGGAAACTGTTCGCCGACTATCAAAGTTGTTTGAGTGCAGAACGATATATATTAAATACAATCAGAAAGTTATATCACTAAGATATTGTCAATAAAATTGTGTGACACATTTATTAAATTTAGCTATTTAAAGTATAAAATATAGGAGCATAACTATTCATGTTATATCGGTTATTTTGCTTTTTCTTAATTGCCACTGTATTGTTACCCCCTGCAAGTGCAGCAGTATCAGAATTATTTGTAACGCCTGAGAATCCTGTTGTAGGGGATACGATCACTATTAGCGGCACTGCATCACCAGATGAACCGGTGAATGTAGTCGTTTCTTTTGAAAAAACCGTATCGCCATCGGATGGGATGTATTTGTACAGGATGGACGGTATTGAGGTTCCGTCCGGTTCAAATACTTTCACAGTGACAGCCAGAGATGTTGTAGATCTTAACGTCAGGTTGAAGTTGTCATTGTGGTGGACAAAACCTGCTGTTGCCACAGGAGGTATTGCAACTGTATCACACTCCAATTTGGAACCCGGTATTTATAGTGCTCAGATAGATGGTACACCAGCGGCCGGTACACCCCATGTCACACTTGATATTACAGCGGCGCAGGATATTAATGCTGATGCCAGCGGTAATTTTGTATATAGTTATGCTACAAATTCTATACCCATTGGCGATTTTCAATTAATTGTGAGTGGTCTGGCTAAAACAATAACTCTTTCTCCAAAATCTGATGAAAGTAGCAGCGTTGGAGGAGGAAGCAGTGGAGGTGGTGCAAGCCTAGAAACCTTTGAGAATTTACTTATATCAGAAACCCAGAGGGAATACGTGACAAAGGACTCGAATGTAAGTTATTATTTTCATCTGGACGGTAACGTTGTCAGATATATCAACTTCACTTGTTTGACTAATTCAAGTACTATTGCTTCAAAAGTGGAAATACTGGATCATACCTCGACATTGGTTGACAGTACCCCGCCAGATATTGTATATAAAAATCTGAATATCGGGGTAGGGAACCTTGGATGGGCAAACCCGGAAAATATTGCCAGTCCTACTATTAACTTCTTTGTAGAAAAATCATGGGTAACTGAGAATAATATTGACAAATCTACTATCAGGTTAAATAGATACAATGGTGGGCAGTGGAACCGCCTTGATACTGAAAAGATGGGGGAAGATGAAGATAATCTGTACTTTGATGCACAAACACCGGAATTTTCTTCATTTGCAATTACCGGAAAGGTAAAACAATCAGGAATTGTCCAGCCAACATCAACTAATGATTTAGAATCTGGTTTGATGCCGCAAACTATTGAACCCCATGAAACAAAACCAATGCAAAGTACAAGTAAAACCACAGGTTTCGAGATAAGCACAGGGGTTTTAGGGTTATTAATTGTAATATTTATTATTAGAAAAAAATACTGAATGCGATAAGTATTTTTATCATGAATATACTTATTGATATAGTTAATAAATTTTTCAAGCATATAAAATTATTAATATAATATATTCATAGGTGGGTTTAGAATTGGGTAGATCATACGTTATTTTATTTACAGTGTTTATATTCTTTTTAATTCCGGCTGCAGCTGGTTCAGCTATGGATGGTCAGTACTTGCTCAATATTAGTATCAATTCCACTGAAAATGTGTCATTTGCCAATCATAACGAATCGCCAATGGAAGGTAACTGGATCAAATTAAGCGGCGGCACACCTGTAACATTACCTGCTTTGAATCTCGTTTTCAATGGCGTAAATAGTAGCAATTTTACGCGTAGCGGCAAGACTATAAATATTACAGCCAGTGTTGACAATTATTCGGATTACATGATTGAGTATCCGTATTCCAGTCATTCCATATATACAAATGTAAGCGGTAACAATGAAGTGAATTTAAGTTTTTTTGGCTCAAGCCACTTTGCCGATTGTAATATAGATATTTATCTTGTAAGTTCCACTCCTGATGAAGTATGGGATATGTTCAATGATGTAATCGACGGGAATACTACTCTTATCAGAAATCTGATAAATGATTCAGAGAAAAAACTCAATTATTCTCTTAACAGTACCGGAGACAATTCCAGTATACGTTTCGGACCTCAGCAGGCTGGCAATTATGTGATATTTGTCCTGCTTAATTCATCTCACACAAATACAAATGAATATTCCATACTTTCTGCAACTGCTGTTCAGGTATTAAAGTACGAATCTGTAGTAACAGCGCCATCAAAGGCAAAAACCAATCATTTTTTTAATGTTAAGATAAAACTTACCGATGTTAAAGAAGGCAATTATACTTTCGGTGCAATCATGATACATAAGGATGCTTACGAGGCTAGATTGAGATTTGAGTTCAATGGTACAAGGGACCAGACCAATCTTACTATTGATGGGGCAGATATTGTCGAGAAGGGCGAACTTACGGGAATAAACCTTAACAGCTTAAACACAAAAAAGCTTCAGGAAATAATCGAAACTGTAATTGGTCCTGAAAATGGCACAGTATCCTTTACAGATGAGACAGATTCAACACGTGCATTTTTTTCACTCACTACCAACGACCTGAATACCGGTGATTACTACCTGCTTGTGGGTGCATATGAATCTGGTGAAGGACTGGTGGCTTTCAATCAAGATATTATCAACATCTATCCTTCACCTCCTTCTCCCCACAGTAGCAGCGGTGGTGTAGGCCACAGCGATGAACCTGGGAATGTAGAAAAAACAGTCAATCTAAGGAAATATCTTAAAGCAGGTGATTCTTCGACATACAACTTTAACAACGTAGTAACTTCAGTTGAAGTTACACCAGACAAAACCTATGGCCTGGTGGCAGCGAAGATAGAAGTTCTGCACGGCCAGCCAGCCAGTATAACCACTGAACCACCTGCCGGTGAAATATACAATTATGTTAATGTATTTGTCGGAACCAGTGGATGGTCTGAAGGTAAGTTGTCCAGTTCAGTTATAAATTTCCAGGTACCTGCAAGCTGGTTCAAAGAGAACAACATCGACCCGGCCTCGGTCATCCTGTACAGGCACCACAACGGCAATTGGCACCCCCTTAAGACCACAATGAGCGGGCAGGCAGGCAGATACTACCAGTATTCATCGCCTACTCCCGGATTATCTACATTTATGATACTGGGGTCTGTTGGGGACTCTGGTGACGTAGAACCTGTTGCTACACCTGATCTTGGTACTGTAGCTGGTTCCACACCTACGCCTGAAGCTACTTGGATCTCGGACAAGGGGATACCAGGATTTGGGCTACTGCTTGGGATTATGGGGGTACTGATTGCAGTATATTCAAGAAGGAAATAAGATAAGTAATTTTGAGGGGTGCAATGCCCCACATTCTCTTTTTTAATCAGGACCAAATACCAGATTATAGGCACGTCTGGAATTCCGGGCACATGTTGCCACCCGCAACCGACCGCCAGGGTATGCTTTTTAGGTATCCTGCTGCGGCACAGGTCTGCCCGGACCAGATGGGGGGCAGAAATACTTATTGTCGATGTGAGCTAAAAGAAGTTATCAAGATTGTCAAGGTCATGATGGGGTGGTGTGACGGTTTATGAAATTCAGGCATAGTGGTGGAGAATATCGAATGATACCAGATGCAACACCAATTACAGACAGCTCTACTGCAAACGGGGGCGGGTATTATGAAAGCCAGTAGAAACATTCAAAAAAAATGGTACAGCATGGTGATTTTGATAGCTTTTGCTGCTGTGATGCTTGCCGCATCCATAGCACCAGTGCTGGCATCGGCAACATACATCCCGCCCGATCCGGAAAACCTTGCGAACACCACAGACAACTACTTGGCAAACTACACAGTCAGGACAGGAAACGCAACCGAAGTCATCAAATCTAACACGGATGCAGGCGTAACCAGCGAGGTTTTCAAATTTATTGCCTATTACGGGTGGATCAATTGCTCAGGTATAAACTGGGCAGATCCAGGGTTAACACTTGTCATCATTGCTGATGATAACCAGGGCGAAATTCAACAGGTTCGTGGTGCAGGCGTTGAGGTTTATTTTTATATAGCATTGGGCAGTACATATAAAATTTCCTCTGATAAGGATGGCTGGGAGCATAGCATAAAGAATTCTATTGACAGCCATGATTATGTTGACGGTTTTTTCTGGGACGAAATTGATCCGGGTTATTACGGGCAAGATAACAAAGACGATTTTAACCAGCGATTAACTGCAATAAATTCTTATGTTCACTCAAAAGATCAGAAGACAATTGCTAACGGCGTTAGATATTATGCAGACCACTGTGGGAGTGATTATTATATGTGGGAGAGTTTCATGAGTTCCTTTACAGGATCAGTAGAGAGTCCTGACTATCATTATGTGGATTTTTTTGACACAACAGGATCTAATAGTGATTCCTACCAGTGGATCAATAATATTGATAAATGGAAATATCTGCAAAATAGATATGTACTAAATAAAACACTAGTGCACTGTTATGGCGATCCTTTAGATGATAATAAAAGTAATTACGGCTATATCGCTGCTCGTGTATTAAGAGTAAAAGGATTCAGTTATGTAAATAATAGAAACTTTGCATCAACAGCCGTAACCCTTGCCAAAGGAATGAGATGGGATCTGGGAACTCAATTTGATTATACGGTAGATGAAAGCAATGAAACATTAAGCGGCCAGTTTGCCAATGGCAACGTAGAAGATGATGTGGGAAAAACAGTTTCCACAGGAAATGCATTCTATTTTTTATTTGATGAAACAATAGCACCGGCAAGCATCACTGGTCTCAACAGCATAACATACGAGCAGACCTGCATCAACTGGACATGGACAGATCCCGCAGACACTGACTTTGAGAAGGTAATGATCTATCTTGATGGAGCATTCGAGACAAACGTTTCAAAGTGTGACAAGCACTACAACGCGACAGGACTTTCACCTGAGACCAACTACATGATCAGCACGCATACGGCCGATACTTCCGGAAACGTCAATGAGACATGGGTAAACGACACTGCAAGGACAGAGCCGTCTCCTGACACGACACCGACACCACCTAGTGATGGCAGCAACAGTCGTGGTGGCGGTGGTGGTGGCATGAGCGATGAACCTGGGAATGTAGAAGAAACGGTCTTTTTAAGGATATATCTTCGAGCTGGTGATTCTGCAACCTACAACTTCAATAATACATTAACATCAGTTGAAGTTACACCCGAAAAAACCTATGGCCTGGTGGGAGCAAAGGTCGAAGTCCTGGCAGACCGTCCGGGCAGTATAACCACTGACCCACCCAACGGTGTATTATACAAGTATTTCAATGTATTTGTTGGAAACCTTGGATGGTCTGAAGGTAAGTTCTCCAGTTCAGTTATCAATTTCCAGGTACCTGCAAGCTTGTTCGGGGAGAACAACATCGGCCCTGCCACTGTTACCCTGTACAGGCATCACGATGGCGAGTGGCAGCCCCTTAAGACCACAATGACCGGGCAGGCTGGCGGAAACTACCAGTATTCATCACCGACTCCCGGATTCTCTACATTTATGATACTGGGGCAGGTCGAGGAGTCCGGTACCGTAGAACCGGTTGCTACAACAGATTCCGGTATAGTGGCTAATTCCACACCCACGCCTGAAGCTACTTCGACCTCGACCAAAGGGACACCCGGATTCGGGATACTGGTGGGGATTATAGGAATACTGATCGCTGTGTATTCAGTAAGGAAATAAGAGTGGAGAATTTTGAGGGGTTCAATGCCCCTCGATCTCATTTTTTATCAGGACCAAATATTACATTCCAGACACATCTGAAATCCCTTACACAACATTTGATATCACTTAAGCAACCATTTCCATAACGGCTTATACACTATTTTCTTGCCACCCTTGATCTCTTCCCCTTCAAGATCACCTGTTATTATCAAGCCATCGTTTAATTTGAACTCATCTACAGCTTCAATCAGACCATTGATCTCCCGGTCCTTATTTTCATCTGTTAGTTCATAGCAAACCTGTATGGCTTCTTCGACCTCTCTGCCTTGTGTTGTTAAAAAATCGCATTCATACTTGTTTTTCCAGTAATATACGTCTTTATCCCGTCTTTTAAGTTCGATCAGGACAACATTCTCATATAATCTACCGATATTTTGAGAGAACTTAAATGAGATTGCATTTATCAAACCGGTATCGATCACATAGACCTTTTTTGGGTTTGCAAACTGCTCTTTCAATTTGCCATATTTTGGAACTATAAATATAAAGTTTATGTCGGCAGCGCAGGCCAAATATGTGAATAACGTATTTTTACTGATTTTTTTACCCTGTGATTTCAGGTTATTATAATACTTGTTAGTTGAAAAATAAGAAGAAAAATTATTTACAAGATATAGAAGCATCTCCTTTACAGTGGCAAAGCTCCTTATCTGGTATCTATCTACCAGGTCTTTGTAGAATATAAGATCAAAATACTCCTGAAGGATCTTGGTCTTGAGGGTATTGTCTTTATCCACAATTTCCGGAAATCCACCGAATTCGATATACTCTATAAGCAAATTCTTAATTTTGTGGCGCAATGGTGTATACTCGAAGTTCCTTTGTAAAGTTAGACCTTTAACGTTCAGGAATTCCTTGAATGAATAAGGAAAAATACGATATGTCAATGTTCTTCCGCGCAGTCCGGTTGCTATCTCCTTGCTCAAAAGTTTTGAACTTGAACCTGTGACACATATTTCTACATTTTCCTGATCGTAGAGCCTTCTGAGGAAGGTTTCCCAGAAAGGAACCTCCTGTATCTCATCGAAAAAAATGTAAAGTTTCTCATCTTTGTTATCAGGATATAGCTCATAATAAGCATCTAATATCAAGTCAAGTTCTTCTTTTTTTATAGGAAAAAGCCTTTCATCTTCGAAATTTATGTAAATGATCTTGTCTTTATTTTCACTCTTGAGCTGGTTTATGATCTGGTACATAAAATATGTTTTTCCGGCTCTTCGCGAACCAATGATGGTGTTGATCTTACCTGAAAAGTAAATTTGTGTATCTCTTTGGGCAAACTTTACATCACGCTCTTGAGCTAAAATTATAAGTTTTTTGATTGTTTCTTTATCCATGCTTCGTATATAAGGACAGATTATATTAAATCTTTCCCTGTTTATGAATACATATTTGAAACCGCAGATTAACGTAAATTAACGCAGATGGATGAACCTTTGATACGATCAATCACATGCCGCACAAACTGGTATCTTTAAGAATATCAATCTCTTTTTCACGGTTTACAAATCTCATATATATTCACTTACTGAATTATTAAACATTTCATATCCCCTTCAAATTAAATGGTAATTGCTCATAGTGCTCTGAATTTTGAGACACAGATTACACTGATTACACAGATTGATAGTGGTTGTGAAAATCAGTGTAATCGGTGAAATCTGTGTCTACATTAATCTTGCATTTGACCATACTTTTTGAAGTGGATACAACATTTCGGTATTTTTACCTAAAAATCAACTTTCCACTTCTATGTTGCAGTGAGGAAAGAGTTTTATGCTTTATTCAAATCAAATCTCCATTGCAATGGTAAATTTTACATCAAACCTTTTATTACGTATGAGACTTTAATATAGAAACTTTCCACCATAACAGAAGGTTTTATGTAGTTAAATACCAAATGTAATAACATGAAAGAAATAATAAAACGATGGAATCCATGGTGGCTATATGGCAGGGTCCCCGAATCAAAAACACGTATTATAAGACCTGGAACACTCAGTGGGATCGCAAAGCTGCTGGAAATAAAAGAGATCATCTGCATAACCGGTGTACGCAGGTGTGGAAAATCAACAATACTATACCAGCTAATAGATCACCTGATCGAGAACGGGATTGCTCCGCCGACAAATATACTGTATTTCAACCTGGATGAACCGCTTGAAGATAAAAGTATCAACATACTTGACAGTATTTTCGAGAACTACATCGAGATAAACAATCCAGCAGGTCGGAAGTACATATTTTTGGACGAAATACAGAACATAGAAAACTGGGAAAAATGGCTAAAAAAATATTACGACCTCTATGACACTGATATCAAATTCGTAATAACCGGTTCAAATAGTACGATGCTTTCTGATAAGCTGTCAACACTGCTAACAGGCAGGATCATCTCAAAGACCGTTTATCCGTTATCGTTCAGGGAATATCTGGGATTTGTGGGGTTCGAGCTTAAACACACAGATGTGCAAAGAAGTGAAGTTGTTCACCATTTTTTGAACTACCTGAACAATGGTGGGTTTCCCGAGGTTGTCCTGGGAGATGATGCAGATATAAACCACATGCGACTAAATGAATACTTCGACAGCATCCTTTTGCGGGATGTCGTATTGAGCAAAAAAATAAGGGAAGGTTCAAAAATGATCGAACTGGCGAACTATTCCCTTACAAATATTTCAGCCCTGTTGAGCTACATGAAAATATCAAAAGCGATAGGGTTGTCAGTAAGCAGTGTAAAGGAATATCTTCTATATTTGGAACAGGCGTACCTTATCTATCAACTTAACTTTTTTTCGTATTCCATAAAAACATCATTAGCCATCCAGAAACCAAGAAAAATATATTGCATTGACAATGGTCTTCGGAATGCGGCGTCTTTCAAATTCTCATCTGATGAAGGTAGACTTGCAGAGAACAGTACTTTTATCGAACTGAAAAGAAGAAATCTTGATCTATATTACTGGAAAGGTCGCAAAGAGGTGGATTTTGTTGTAAGGAATAGGGATAATACCCTGACTGGAATTAATGTCACTTACACTGATGTTATAGATGAAAGAGAGATCAAAGCATTGCTTGAATTTAAAGAATACTTTAAGGGAAGAGTTTCAGAACTGATACTGCTTACAAGGAATGTTGAAAGATCAGAAGACGGGATAACGTATGTTCCTATCTGGAAATGGCTGCTTGGGTCTGGTGAGTAGATACGGATGTTCATATCTGGCATGAACACTTTAAAATTCAGGATACTACTAAAAAAAAACAGAACAGACAAATACCCATAAACTGCTGTGAAATTATTCATTGAATACATCAAGTTCTGTTTTGGTACATCAATCCAGCCTTTTTCTCACAGCCTGGGCATGAGCATGTAAACCCTCGGCCTCAGCCAGTGATGTAATAGTACTTTCAAGTCCTGCCAGTCCTTCCCTGCTCAGCTTCTGGATAGTAGACTTCTTGATAAAATGGTCCACGTTCAGCC is a genomic window containing:
- a CDS encoding PGF-pre-PGF domain-containing protein — protein: MLPPASAAVSELFVTPENPVVGDTITISGTASPDEPVNVVVSFEKTVSPSDGMYLYRMDGIEVPSGSNTFTVTARDVVDLNVRLKLSLWWTKPAVATGGIATVSHSNLEPGIYSAQIDGTPAAGTPHVTLDITAAQDINADASGNFVYSYATNSIPIGDFQLIVSGLAKTITLSPKSDESSSVGGGSSGGGASLETFENLLISETQREYVTKDSNVSYYFHLDGNVVRYINFTCLTNSSTIASKVEILDHTSTLVDSTPPDIVYKNLNIGVGNLGWANPENIASPTINFFVEKSWVTENNIDKSTIRLNRYNGGQWNRLDTEKMGEDEDNLYFDAQTPEFSSFAITGKVKQSGIVQPTSTNDLESGLMPQTIEPHETKPMQSTSKTTGFEISTGVLGLLIVIFIIRKKY
- a CDS encoding ATP-binding protein → MDKETIKKLIILAQERDVKFAQRDTQIYFSGKINTIIGSRRAGKTYFMYQIINQLKSENKDKIIYINFEDERLFPIKKEELDLILDAYYELYPDNKDEKLYIFFDEIQEVPFWETFLRRLYDQENVEICVTGSSSKLLSKEIATGLRGRTLTYRIFPYSFKEFLNVKGLTLQRNFEYTPLRHKIKNLLIEYIEFGGFPEIVDKDNTLKTKILQEYFDLIFYKDLVDRYQIRSFATVKEMLLYLVNNFSSYFSTNKYYNNLKSQGKKISKNTLFTYLACAADINFIFIVPKYGKLKEQFANPKKVYVIDTGLINAISFKFSQNIGRLYENVVLIELKRRDKDVYYWKNKYECDFLTTQGREVEEAIQVCYELTDENKDREINGLIEAVDEFKLNDGLIITGDLEGEEIKGGKKIVYKPLWKWLLK
- a CDS encoding PGF-pre-PGF domain-containing protein; the protein is MKASRNIQKKWYSMVILIAFAAVMLAASIAPVLASATYIPPDPENLANTTDNYLANYTVRTGNATEVIKSNTDAGVTSEVFKFIAYYGWINCSGINWADPGLTLVIIADDNQGEIQQVRGAGVEVYFYIALGSTYKISSDKDGWEHSIKNSIDSHDYVDGFFWDEIDPGYYGQDNKDDFNQRLTAINSYVHSKDQKTIANGVRYYADHCGSDYYMWESFMSSFTGSVESPDYHYVDFFDTTGSNSDSYQWINNIDKWKYLQNRYVLNKTLVHCYGDPLDDNKSNYGYIAARVLRVKGFSYVNNRNFASTAVTLAKGMRWDLGTQFDYTVDESNETLSGQFANGNVEDDVGKTVSTGNAFYFLFDETIAPASITGLNSITYEQTCINWTWTDPADTDFEKVMIYLDGAFETNVSKCDKHYNATGLSPETNYMISTHTADTSGNVNETWVNDTARTEPSPDTTPTPPSDGSNSRGGGGGGMSDEPGNVEETVFLRIYLRAGDSATYNFNNTLTSVEVTPEKTYGLVGAKVEVLADRPGSITTDPPNGVLYKYFNVFVGNLGWSEGKFSSSVINFQVPASLFGENNIGPATVTLYRHHDGEWQPLKTTMTGQAGGNYQYSSPTPGFSTFMILGQVEESGTVEPVATTDSGIVANSTPTPEATSTSTKGTPGFGILVGIIGILIAVYSVRK
- a CDS encoding ATP-binding protein codes for the protein MKEIIKRWNPWWLYGRVPESKTRIIRPGTLSGIAKLLEIKEIICITGVRRCGKSTILYQLIDHLIENGIAPPTNILYFNLDEPLEDKSINILDSIFENYIEINNPAGRKYIFLDEIQNIENWEKWLKKYYDLYDTDIKFVITGSNSTMLSDKLSTLLTGRIISKTVYPLSFREYLGFVGFELKHTDVQRSEVVHHFLNYLNNGGFPEVVLGDDADINHMRLNEYFDSILLRDVVLSKKIREGSKMIELANYSLTNISALLSYMKISKAIGLSVSSVKEYLLYLEQAYLIYQLNFFSYSIKTSLAIQKPRKIYCIDNGLRNAASFKFSSDEGRLAENSTFIELKRRNLDLYYWKGRKEVDFVVRNRDNTLTGINVTYTDVIDEREIKALLEFKEYFKGRVSELILLTRNVERSEDGITYVPIWKWLLGSGE
- a CDS encoding TIGR04279 domain-containing protein is translated as MGRSYVILFTVFIFFLIPAAAGSAMDGQYLLNISINSTENVSFANHNESPMEGNWIKLSGGTPVTLPALNLVFNGVNSSNFTRSGKTINITASVDNYSDYMIEYPYSSHSIYTNVSGNNEVNLSFFGSSHFADCNIDIYLVSSTPDEVWDMFNDVIDGNTTLIRNLINDSEKKLNYSLNSTGDNSSIRFGPQQAGNYVIFVLLNSSHTNTNEYSILSATAVQVLKYESVVTAPSKAKTNHFFNVKIKLTDVKEGNYTFGAIMIHKDAYEARLRFEFNGTRDQTNLTIDGADIVEKGELTGINLNSLNTKKLQEIIETVIGPENGTVSFTDETDSTRAFFSLTTNDLNTGDYYLLVGAYESGEGLVAFNQDIINIYPSPPSPHSSSGGVGHSDEPGNVEKTVNLRKYLKAGDSSTYNFNNVVTSVEVTPDKTYGLVAAKIEVLHGQPASITTEPPAGEIYNYVNVFVGTSGWSEGKLSSSVINFQVPASWFKENNIDPASVILYRHHNGNWHPLKTTMSGQAGRYYQYSSPTPGLSTFMILGSVGDSGDVEPVATPDLGTVAGSTPTPEATWISDKGIPGFGLLLGIMGVLIAVYSRRK